A portion of the Equus quagga isolate Etosha38 chromosome 17, UCLA_HA_Equagga_1.0, whole genome shotgun sequence genome contains these proteins:
- the ANKZF1 gene encoding ankyrin repeat and zinc finger domain-containing protein 1 isoform X1, whose protein sequence is MSPAPAAAQPPASVSLFDLSVDAPILQGLSLVSHAPGEALAQALRTSCPGSKERGSPEKKSLQGPLDISEKLFCSTCEQTFQNHQEQREHYKLDWHRFNLKQRLKDKPLLSALDFEKQSSTGDLSSISGSEDSDSASEEDSQILAEERADFEKPNRPGGFHPHRILFQNAQGQFLYAYRCVLGPRQVPPEEPELLLQNLQSGGPRSCVVLMAAAGHFAGAIFKGREVVTHKTFHRYTVRAKRGTAQGLRDARGGASRSAGANLRRYNEATLYKDVRDLLAGPDWAKALGEAGTVLLRAPRSGRSLFFGGHGAPLERGDPRLWDIPLATRRPTFRELQHVLHKLTTLHVYGEDPRETVRLDLTQTHWKTMKEKKKAIEEERKVPSDENEAAGQNEDAPKQGSGSEGEDSFDVELELVELTLGTLDLREFDVLPKQKRRKRNKKERSRDLEAGALKTLPQQPLEDEASHAAPLGPSLDEAKARGQPELWDLLLAACRAGDVGMLKLQLAAGPVDPGVLSLLSAPLGSSGFTLLHAAAAAGRGSVVRLLLEAGADPTVLDSRARPPYTVAADRSTRNEFRRFMEKNPDAYDYNKAQVPGPLTPEMEARQVMRKREQKAARRQREEQQWKEREQEMREQEERRRFAALSDREKRALAAEHRLAAQLGAPGPQIPDPAIVSVRRCWSCGTSLQGLIPFHYLDFSFCSTRCLQDHRRQAGKPSS, encoded by the exons ATGTCTCCGGCTCCAGCTGCAGCCCAGCCTCCTGCGTCGGTCTCCCTGTTTGACCTGAGCGTGGATGCTCCGATCCTTCAGGGCCTGAGCCTAGTGAGCCACGCTCCCGGGGAGGCCCTAGCCCAGGCTCTGCGGACTTCCTGTCCAG GTtcaaaggagagaggaagcccagaaaaaaaatcactccaggGTCCTCTGgatatttcagagaaattattttgttcAACCTGTGAGCAGACCTTCCAGAACCACCAGGAACAG AGGGAACATTATAAGCTTGACTGGCATCGGTTTAACCTAAAGCAACGTCTCAAGGACAAGCCTCTCCTGTCTGCCCTGGACTTTGAAAAGCAGAGTTCCACAG GAGATCTTTCCAGCATCTCAGGATCAGAAGACTCAGACTCAGCCAGTGAGGAGGACTCGCAGATACTAGCGGAAGAGAGGGCTGACTTTGAGAAGCCTAACAGACCCGGAGGCTTCCACCCGCATCGGATTCTTTTCCAAAATGCCCAGGGACAGTTTCTTTATGCCTATCGTTGTGTCCTAGGTCCTCGCCAG GTGCCCCCAGAAGAACCAGAACTGCTGCTACAGAACCTGCAAAGTGGAGGTCCTAGATCCTGCGTGGTGCTCATGGCTGCAGCTGGGCACTTTGCTGGTGCCATTTTCAAAGG AAGAGAAGTGGTGACACACAAAACCTTCCACCGCTACACAGTGCGGGCCAAGCGGGGCACGGCCCAGGGGCTTCGGGATGCCCGGGGTGGGGCTTCGCGCTCTGCTGGAGCCAACCTGAGGCGCTACAATGAAGCCACACTATATAAG GATGTTCGTGACCTGCTGGCAGGGCCAGACTGGGCTAAGGCACTGGGGGAGGCTGGGACAGTACTGCTGCGTGCCCCTCGCTCTGGCCGGTCCTTGTTCTTCGGAGGCCATGGGGCACCCCTGGAACGGGGGGATCCCCGACTTTGGGATATCCCCCTCGCTACCCGCAGACCCACCTTCCGAGAGCTACAGCATGTGCTCCATAAGCTGACCACCTTGCATGTTTATG GAGAAGACCCCCGAGAGACAGTAAGGTTGGACTTAACTCAGACACACTGGAAGacaatgaaagagaagaagaaggctattgaggaagaaagaaaggtccCCAGTGATGAAAATGAGGCAGCTGGGCAGAATGAGGACGCTCCCAAACAGG GTTCAGGGTCAGAGGGGGAGGACAGCTTCGACGTAGAGTTGGAGCTAGTAGAGTTGACACTAGGGACCCTGGATCTTCGTGAGTTTGATGTATTACCTaagcagaagaggagaaaaaggaacaagaagGAGAGAAGCCGAGACCTGGAGGCTGGGGCACTTAAGACTCTTCCCCAGCAACCTCTAGAAGATGAGGCCTCACATGCAGCCCCTTTGGGGCCTTCCCTGGATGAGGCCAAGGCCCGTGGTCAGCCAGAGCTCTGGGACTTGCTTCTAGCTGCCTGCCGAGCCGGAGATGTTGGAATGCTGAAGCTCCAGCTAGCTGCCGGCCCTGTAGACCCTGGAGTTCTGTCTCTGCTCAGTGCCCCCTTGGGCTCCAGTGGCTTCACCCTCCTGCATGCAGCAGCCGCAGCTGGGAGAGGCTCAGTGGTTCGCTTGCTGCTGGAGGCAGGTGCTGACCCCACTGTGCT GGACTCCCGGGCCCGGCCACCATATACAGTTGCAGCTGACAGATCAACACGTAATGAGTTCCGAAGGTTCATGGAGAAGAATCCAGACGCTTATGATTACAACAAGGCTCAG GTGCCAGGGCCACTGACACCAGAAATGGAGGCACGGCAGGTGATGCGGAAAAGGGAGCAGAAGGCAGCCCGGCGGCAGCGGGAGGAACAGCAGTGGAAGGAGCGGGAGCAGGAGATGAGGGAGCAAGAAGAGCGGCGGCGCTTTGCCGCCCTCAGTGACCGAGAGAAG AGAGCTCTGGCTGCAGAGCACCGACTAGCTGCCCAGTTGGGAGCCCCTGGCCCTCAGATCCCTGACCCTGCAATCGTCAGTGTTCG ACGCTGCTGGAGCTGTGGGACCTCCCTCCAAGGCCTCATTCCCTTTCATTACCtcgacttctctttctgctccacaCGCTGCCTCCAGGATCATCGCCGTCAGGCTGGGAAGCCGTCTTCCTGA
- the ANKZF1 gene encoding ankyrin repeat and zinc finger domain-containing protein 1 isoform X2 yields the protein MSPAPAAAQPPASVSLFDLSVDAPILQGLSLVSHAPGEALAQALRTSCPGSKERGSPEKKSLQGPLDISEKLFCSTCEQTFQNHQEQREHYKLDWHRFNLKQRLKDKPLLSALDFEKQSSTGDLSSISGSEDSDSASEEDSQILAEERADFEKPNRPGGFHPHRILFQNAQGQFLYAYRCVLGPRQVPPEEPELLLQNLQSGGPRSCVVLMAAAGHFAGAIFKGPTFRELQHVLHKLTTLHVYGEDPRETVRLDLTQTHWKTMKEKKKAIEEERKVPSDENEAAGQNEDAPKQGSGSEGEDSFDVELELVELTLGTLDLREFDVLPKQKRRKRNKKERSRDLEAGALKTLPQQPLEDEASHAAPLGPSLDEAKARGQPELWDLLLAACRAGDVGMLKLQLAAGPVDPGVLSLLSAPLGSSGFTLLHAAAAAGRGSVVRLLLEAGADPTVLDSRARPPYTVAADRSTRNEFRRFMEKNPDAYDYNKAQVPGPLTPEMEARQVMRKREQKAARRQREEQQWKEREQEMREQEERRRFAALSDREKRALAAEHRLAAQLGAPGPQIPDPAIVSVRRCWSCGTSLQGLIPFHYLDFSFCSTRCLQDHRRQAGKPSS from the exons ATGTCTCCGGCTCCAGCTGCAGCCCAGCCTCCTGCGTCGGTCTCCCTGTTTGACCTGAGCGTGGATGCTCCGATCCTTCAGGGCCTGAGCCTAGTGAGCCACGCTCCCGGGGAGGCCCTAGCCCAGGCTCTGCGGACTTCCTGTCCAG GTtcaaaggagagaggaagcccagaaaaaaaatcactccaggGTCCTCTGgatatttcagagaaattattttgttcAACCTGTGAGCAGACCTTCCAGAACCACCAGGAACAG AGGGAACATTATAAGCTTGACTGGCATCGGTTTAACCTAAAGCAACGTCTCAAGGACAAGCCTCTCCTGTCTGCCCTGGACTTTGAAAAGCAGAGTTCCACAG GAGATCTTTCCAGCATCTCAGGATCAGAAGACTCAGACTCAGCCAGTGAGGAGGACTCGCAGATACTAGCGGAAGAGAGGGCTGACTTTGAGAAGCCTAACAGACCCGGAGGCTTCCACCCGCATCGGATTCTTTTCCAAAATGCCCAGGGACAGTTTCTTTATGCCTATCGTTGTGTCCTAGGTCCTCGCCAG GTGCCCCCAGAAGAACCAGAACTGCTGCTACAGAACCTGCAAAGTGGAGGTCCTAGATCCTGCGTGGTGCTCATGGCTGCAGCTGGGCACTTTGCTGGTGCCATTTTCAAAGG ACCCACCTTCCGAGAGCTACAGCATGTGCTCCATAAGCTGACCACCTTGCATGTTTATG GAGAAGACCCCCGAGAGACAGTAAGGTTGGACTTAACTCAGACACACTGGAAGacaatgaaagagaagaagaaggctattgaggaagaaagaaaggtccCCAGTGATGAAAATGAGGCAGCTGGGCAGAATGAGGACGCTCCCAAACAGG GTTCAGGGTCAGAGGGGGAGGACAGCTTCGACGTAGAGTTGGAGCTAGTAGAGTTGACACTAGGGACCCTGGATCTTCGTGAGTTTGATGTATTACCTaagcagaagaggagaaaaaggaacaagaagGAGAGAAGCCGAGACCTGGAGGCTGGGGCACTTAAGACTCTTCCCCAGCAACCTCTAGAAGATGAGGCCTCACATGCAGCCCCTTTGGGGCCTTCCCTGGATGAGGCCAAGGCCCGTGGTCAGCCAGAGCTCTGGGACTTGCTTCTAGCTGCCTGCCGAGCCGGAGATGTTGGAATGCTGAAGCTCCAGCTAGCTGCCGGCCCTGTAGACCCTGGAGTTCTGTCTCTGCTCAGTGCCCCCTTGGGCTCCAGTGGCTTCACCCTCCTGCATGCAGCAGCCGCAGCTGGGAGAGGCTCAGTGGTTCGCTTGCTGCTGGAGGCAGGTGCTGACCCCACTGTGCT GGACTCCCGGGCCCGGCCACCATATACAGTTGCAGCTGACAGATCAACACGTAATGAGTTCCGAAGGTTCATGGAGAAGAATCCAGACGCTTATGATTACAACAAGGCTCAG GTGCCAGGGCCACTGACACCAGAAATGGAGGCACGGCAGGTGATGCGGAAAAGGGAGCAGAAGGCAGCCCGGCGGCAGCGGGAGGAACAGCAGTGGAAGGAGCGGGAGCAGGAGATGAGGGAGCAAGAAGAGCGGCGGCGCTTTGCCGCCCTCAGTGACCGAGAGAAG AGAGCTCTGGCTGCAGAGCACCGACTAGCTGCCCAGTTGGGAGCCCCTGGCCCTCAGATCCCTGACCCTGCAATCGTCAGTGTTCG ACGCTGCTGGAGCTGTGGGACCTCCCTCCAAGGCCTCATTCCCTTTCATTACCtcgacttctctttctgctccacaCGCTGCCTCCAGGATCATCGCCGTCAGGCTGGGAAGCCGTCTTCCTGA
- the ATG9A gene encoding autophagy-related protein 9A: MAQFDTEYQRLEASYSDSPPGEEDLLVHVPEGSKSPWHHIENLDLFFSRVYNLHQKNGFTCMLIGEIFELMQFLFVVAFTTFLVSCVDYDILFANKMVNHSLHPTEPVKVTLPDAFLPAQVCSARIQENGSLITILVIAAVFWIHRLIKFIYNICCYWEIHSFYLHALRIPMSALPYCTWQEVQARIVQTQKEHQICIHKRELTELDIYHRILRFQNYMVALVNKSLLPLRFRLPGLGEAVFFTRGLKYNFELILFWGPGSLFLNEWSLKAEYKRGGQRLELAQRLSNRILWIGIANFLLCPLILIWQILYAFFSYAEVLKREPGALGARCWSLYGRCYLRHFNELEHELQSRLNRGYKPASKYMNCFLSPLLTLLAKNGAFFAGSILAVLIALTIYDEDVLAVEHVLTTVTLLGVTVTVCRSFIPDQHMVFCPEQLLRVILAHIHYMPDHWQGNAHRSQTRDEFAQLFQYKAVFILEELLSPIVTPLILIFCLRPRALEIIDFFRNFTVEVVGVGDTCSFAQMDVRQHGHPQWLSGGQTEASVYQQAEDGKTELSLMHFAITNPGWQPPRESTAFLGFLKEQVQRDGAAAGLAQGGLLPENALFTSIQSLQSESEPLSLIANVVAGSSCRGPPLPRDLQGSRHRAEVASALRSFSPLQPGQVPTGRAPSTMTGSGVDARTASSGSSVWEGQLQSLVLSEYASTEMSLHALYMHQLHKQQAQAEPERHVWHRRESDESGESAPEEAGEGARAPQPIPRSASYPCATPRPGAPETTALQGAFQRRYGGITDPGTVPRAPSHFSRLPLGGWAEDGQAASRHPEPVPEEGSEDELPPQVHKV; encoded by the exons ATGGCGCAGTTTGACACTGAATACCAGCGCCTAGAGGCCTCCTACAGTGATTCGCCCCCGGGGGAGGAGGACCTGTTGGTGCACGTCCCTGAGGGGAGCAAGT CACCTTGGCACCACATCGAAAACCTTGACCTCTTCTTCTCTCGA GTTTATAATCTACACCAGAAGAATGGCTTCACTTGTATGCTCATCGGAGAGATCTTTGAGCTCAT GCAGTTCCTCTTTGTGGTTGCCTTCACCACCTTCCTGGTCAGCTGTGTGGACTACGACATCCTATTTGCCAACAAGATGGTGAACCACAGTCTTCACCCTACCGAGCCTGTCAAGGTCACTCTGCCAGACGCCTTTTTGCCTGCCCAAGTCTGTAGTGCCAG GATTCAGGAAAATGGCTCCCTTATCACCATCCTTGTCATCGCTGCTGTCTTCTGGATCCACCGGCTTATCAAGTTCATCTACAACATTTGCTGCTACTGGGAGATCCACTCCTTCTACCTACATGCTCTGCGTATCCCCATG TCTGCCCTTCCATACTGCACATGGCAGGAAGTGCAGGCCCGGATTGTGCAGACCCAGAAAGAGCACCAGATCTGCATCCACAAGCGCGAGCTGACAGAGCTGGACATCTACCACCGCATCCTCCGTTTCCAGAACTACATGGTGGCGCTGGTTAACAAATCTCTGCTGCCGCTGCGCTTCCGCCTGCCCGGCCTCGGGGAGGCTGTCTTCTTCACCCGGGGCCTCAAGTACAACTTCGAGCTGATCCTCTTCTGGGGACCTGGCTCTCTGTTTCTCAATGAATGGAGCCTCAAGGCTGAGTACAAACGCGGGGGACAACGGCTAGAGCTGGCCCAGCGCCTCAGCAACCGCATCCTGTGGATTGGCATCGCCAACTTCCTGCTCTGCCCCCTCATCCTCATCTGGCAGATCCTGTATGCCTTCTTCAGCTATGCCGAGGTGCTGAAGCGGGAGCCCGGGGCCCTGGGAGCACGTTGCTGGTCACTCTATGGCCGCTGTTACCTCCGCCACTTCAACGAGCTGGAGCATGAGCTGCAGTCCCGCCTGAACCGTGGCTACAAGCCTGCCTCCAAGTACATGAATTGCTTCCTGTCACCTCTGCTGACACTGCTGGCCAAGAATGGCGCCTTCTTCGCTGGCTCCATCCTGGCCGTGCTCATTGCCCTCACCATCTATGACGAAGATGTGTTGGCTGTGGAACATGTCCTCACGACCGTCACGCTCCTGGGGGTCACTGTGACCGTGTGCAG ATCCTTTATCCCGGACCAGCACATGGTGTTCTGCCCTGAGCAGCTGCTGCGCGTGATCCTCGCTCACATCCACTACATGCCTGACCACTGGCAGGGTAATGCCCACCGCTCGCAGACCCGGGACGAGTTTGCTCAGCTCTTCCAGTACAAGGCA GTGTTCATCTTGGAGGAGTTACTGAGCCCCATTGTCACACCCCTCATCCTCATCTTCTGCCTGCGCCCACGGGCCCTGGAGATTATAGACTTCTTCCGCAATTTCACCGTGGAGGTCGTTGGTGTTGGGGATACTTGCTCCTTTGCTCAGATGGATGTTCGCCAGCATGGGCATCCCCAG TGGCTGTCCGGTGGGCAGACAGAGGCCTCAGTGTACCAGCAAGCCGAGGATGGGAAGACAGAGTTGTCACTCATGCACTTTGCCATCACCAACCCTGGCTGGCAGCCACCACGTGAGAGCACGGCCTTCCTAGGCTTCCTCAAGGAGCAAGTTCAGCGGGATGGAGCAGCTGCTGGCCTTGCGCAAGGGGGTCTGCTCCCTGAAAATGCCCTCTTTACATCCATCCAGTCTTTACAGTCTGAGTCTGAG CCACTGAGCCTTATTGCAAATGTGGTAGCCGGCTCATCCTGCCGGGGTCCCCCACTGCCCAGAGACCTGCAGGGCTCCAGGCACAGGGCTGAAGTTGCCTCTGCCCTGCgctccttctcccctctgcaACCTGGTCAGGTGCCCACGGGCCGGGCTCCCAGCACCATGACAGGCTCTGG GGTGGATGCCAGGACAGCCAGCTCCGGGAGCAGTGTGTGGGAAGGACAGCTGCAGAGTCTGGTGCTGTCAGAATATGCATCCACCGAGATGAGCCTGCATGCCCTCTATATGCACCAG CTCCACAAGCAGCAGGCCCAGGCTGAACCTGAGCGGCATGTATGGCACCGCCGggagagtgatgaaagtgggGAGAGCGCCCCTGAAGAGGCGGGAGAGGGTGCCCGGGCCCCCCAACCTATCCCCCGCTCTGCCAGCTATCCCTGTGCTACACCCCGGCCTGGAGCACCTGAGACCACCGCCCTGCAGGGGGCCTTCCAGAGGCGCTATGGGGGCATTACAG ATCCTGGCACAGTGCCCCGGGCTCCCTCTCACTTCTCTCGGCTGCCCCTTGGAGGGTGGGCTGAAGATGGGCAGGCAGCATCAAGGCACCCAGAGCCGGTGCCTGAGGAGGGCTCAGAGGATGAGCTTCCCCCTCAGGTGCACAAG GTGTAG